ATTAAAATTGGAATTTGTTACTGAAGAGGAGTTTGATGAAATAATTAATCCTGAGAATATGGTTTGATTTAGTTAAGAGTTAAGAGTTATGAATTATGAATAGGAAAGATAACAACGATGATTGTTAGGATAATGACTGAAACAATTTGAAAATAAAAAATAATTACTCAGTTGTCTTACTTAATGAAATGACTTTCTCATTATTAAATTTCTCACTTTTTTATTGATAACGGCTTACAAATCTCGGATTTAAAATTTTCTAAAGATTACACAATTACAAAATTCACAACCATGAATGTTTCTGCTTATAACAAAATATCTTCGCTCTGTTCCCGAAAGGAAATGTGTTGCAGTGATGCAAAAAACTATTTAAGAAAATTTAAAGAGCTCTCAGAACAAGATAAACAAGAGATTATTGATAGTTTAGTTGATGAGAAATTTATTGATGAAGAACGTTTTGCGAAGGCTTTCGTAAACGATTCATATAAATACAATAAATGGGGGAAAAATAAAATCATTTACACACTCAGAGCGAAAAATATTCCTGAAAGTATTATTACTTCGGCAATAAATACTATTGATGAAGAAATATATAAGGAAATCAAAGAATCATTGGCTAAAAACAAAAGAGACACACTCGAAGAAGATGATCCTGCGAAAGAGAATAAGGTGAATACTTTTTTAAGATCTAAAGGAT
The sequence above is drawn from the Bacteroidales bacterium genome and encodes:
- a CDS encoding RecX family transcriptional regulator gives rise to the protein MNVSAYNKISSLCSRKEMCCSDAKNYLRKFKELSEQDKQEIIDSLVDEKFIDEERFAKAFVNDSYKYNKWGKNKIIYTLRAKNIPESIITSAINTIDEEIYKEIKESLAKNKRDTLEEDDPAKENKVNTFLRSKGF